One window from the genome of Pseudomonas fluorescens encodes:
- a CDS encoding DUF2934 domain-containing protein, translating to MSTDDKRIREFAYQIWESEGKPAGQEKRHWEMARKLAEAEALAPSKPAKAASKSTTSKTDGAKPAATKATTAKTAAKSTTPKVKPAAKPAAAIVPPASKTTDKKPRAPRKPPAV from the coding sequence ATGAGTACCGACGATAAACGCATTCGCGAATTCGCCTATCAGATCTGGGAGTCCGAAGGTAAGCCTGCCGGGCAGGAAAAACGCCACTGGGAGATGGCGCGCAAGCTGGCTGAAGCCGAAGCCCTGGCACCCAGCAAGCCAGCCAAGGCCGCGAGTAAATCGACGACCAGCAAGACCGATGGCGCCAAGCCTGCTGCAACCAAGGCCACCACGGCCAAGACCGCCGCGAAAAGTACCACGCCCAAGGTCAAGCCGGCGGCCAAGCCTGCCGCAGCGATCGTGCCACCGGCGAGCAAGACTACCGACAAAAAGCCGCGGGCACCGCGCAAGCCGCCGGCGGTTTGA
- a CDS encoding endonuclease/exonuclease/phosphatase family protein: MPSDAPAAVHRLRVLTVNTHKGFTALNRRFILPELREAVRSTGADLVFLQEVLGEHDRHASRYDNWPQTSQYEFLADSMWSDFAYGRNAVYPDGHHGNALLSKYPIRQFRNLDVSITGPERRGLLHCVLDVPGHAAVHGICVHLSLLESHRQLQLKLLCQLLDSLPADAPVIIAGDFNDWQLRGNLALARRGYLHEAFEHHLGRPARTYPARFPLLRLDRIYLRNASSHSPQILGNKPWTHLSDHLPLSVEVHL, encoded by the coding sequence ATGCCATCGGACGCGCCTGCGGCGGTTCATCGGCTGCGGGTCCTGACGGTCAACACTCATAAGGGCTTCACCGCCCTCAACCGGCGCTTCATCCTGCCGGAATTGCGCGAAGCGGTGCGCAGTACCGGTGCCGATCTGGTGTTCCTGCAAGAAGTGCTCGGCGAACATGACCGCCACGCGTCACGCTACGACAACTGGCCCCAGACGTCCCAGTACGAATTCCTCGCCGACAGCATGTGGAGCGACTTCGCCTACGGCCGTAATGCGGTCTACCCCGATGGCCACCATGGCAACGCCTTGCTTTCCAAGTACCCGATCCGCCAGTTCCGCAATCTCGACGTGTCCATCACCGGCCCCGAGCGGCGCGGGTTGTTGCATTGCGTGCTGGATGTGCCAGGCCACGCCGCGGTCCACGGGATCTGCGTGCATTTGAGCCTGTTGGAAAGCCATCGCCAGTTACAGCTCAAGCTGCTCTGCCAATTGCTCGACTCGCTGCCTGCGGACGCACCGGTGATCATTGCCGGTGACTTCAACGACTGGCAACTGCGCGGCAACCTCGCCCTCGCCCGTCGAGGTTACTTGCACGAAGCCTTCGAACACCACTTGGGCCGCCCCGCCAGGACCTATCCGGCCCGCTTCCCGCTGTTGCGCCTGGACCGCATCTACTTGCGCAACGCCAGCAGTCATTCCCCGCAAATACTGGGTAACAAACCCTGGACCCACCTGAGCGATCATCTGCCGCTTTCGGTGGAAGTGCATTTGTAG
- a CDS encoding PIG-L deacetylase family protein gives MKPASRLPGRQHPQIWNSAAQLADIPIISTQTLIPAGARAVILAPHPGDEVGACGGLLQLLNNLDQPMLLISVTDGALAHPGSPLWNDERLRVHRPHPQESVDALHRLGIAAHGLQWVRGGFPEKNLAEHETELATFIARHLRPGDVVFSTWRQDGDSDHDTVGRAGALAADRIGVAFNELPVWAWHWPVREQNKIPWHRARKLRLDVWTTARKRHAMHAYVSQLSGEPASGIAPLLPRVILDRMGLPYEIVFI, from the coding sequence ATGAAGCCCGCCTCTCGCCTGCCTGGCCGGCAGCACCCGCAAATCTGGAACAGTGCTGCGCAATTGGCCGATATTCCGATCATCAGTACCCAGACACTCATTCCCGCCGGCGCTCGCGCCGTCATCCTTGCCCCGCACCCGGGCGATGAGGTCGGCGCCTGTGGCGGATTGCTGCAATTGCTGAACAACCTGGACCAGCCCATGTTGCTGATCTCGGTCACCGATGGCGCCCTGGCCCACCCCGGCTCACCGCTGTGGAACGACGAACGCCTGCGTGTGCACCGCCCTCACCCCCAGGAAAGCGTCGACGCCCTGCATCGCCTGGGCATCGCCGCCCATGGCCTGCAATGGGTGCGCGGCGGTTTTCCGGAAAAAAACCTGGCCGAACACGAAACCGAACTGGCCACGTTTATTGCCCGTCACCTGCGCCCCGGTGACGTGGTGTTCAGCACCTGGCGCCAGGACGGCGACAGCGACCACGACACTGTCGGACGCGCTGGGGCCCTGGCCGCCGACAGGATCGGAGTGGCGTTCAACGAGCTGCCGGTGTGGGCCTGGCACTGGCCGGTCCGCGAGCAGAATAAAATCCCCTGGCACCGGGCCCGCAAACTGCGCCTCGACGTCTGGACCACCGCCCGCAAACGTCACGCCATGCACGCCTACGTCAGCCAACTCAGCGGCGAACCGGCGAGCGGCATCGCCCCGCTGTTGCCCAGGGTCATCCTTGACCGGATGGGCTTGCCCTATGAGATTGTCTTCATCTGA
- a CDS encoding autotransporter outer membrane beta-barrel domain-containing protein — translation MIRHDKGFNRLFNALWVSAPFLLPAPAAMAACTLAPTAGNDTYVCDSGTSPGLTDLSGNNSLTMPANGSGVITGDVTFGTGVDTLEINANGVIDGDVEQGSEADSFVMNGGRVLSLAQGDGLDQFLMTGGTIVDAFEDGDIAKMTGGTIGRVDMKLDDNVFDMSGGNIIGNLVTGFGQDTIILSAGRIGGNVSVSGGNDSITVSGGEILGEVRASAGDDQFQWSGGLIHSAILMGDGNDTALLSNLDEAGLSITPSVNGGLGQDILTFEGSTSSTGARYLNWETVNLTQGSQLDLNDTLTLGDSATGTGTLNIESGSTLTATQGVIAPFTAGQLATLNNAGTIDLTQGNTRTNDTLTVQGNYVGNNGQLHVQTAVGADGSASDKLVVNGGTLTGNTAITVTNLGGTGAQTTQDGIEVVQAQGGAVSNIDAFSLAQSVSAGAFDYRLFKGGVSGNQNNWYLRSTVVAGPVAAPIPTVPPAPGAPPVPTLPPLPTAVPGAAPIPLYRPEVPTWSVLPPAAAQLTLMALGTFHDRQGDQRLLTETGAFGAGWGRVYGVDLDKTWAGTVTPQFDGSIKGFQVGNDLYSSLLSGGQTQRIGFFVGHTELNGNVKGFNLGFEGRRAGKIELDGDSYGLYWTLTDPNGGYVDAVVMGTRLNGDNRSERGLKIDNRGHALTASAETGYPFKVTTDWDFEPQAQIIYQKVSLDTQNDGVSKVEFDSDGAWTGRLGARLKGRYQVSGMPVEPYLRANLWHTFSGTDSVIFDDTERVETQQRASTGDLGIGVNVSLAPSVALYAGANYSQNLDSNQQHSVMGNVGFRISW, via the coding sequence ATGATTCGGCACGATAAAGGATTCAATCGGCTGTTCAACGCCTTGTGGGTATCGGCTCCCTTCCTGTTACCCGCACCCGCCGCCATGGCAGCCTGCACGCTGGCGCCAACCGCCGGCAATGACACCTATGTCTGCGACAGCGGCACCAGCCCCGGGCTGACGGACCTTTCAGGCAACAACAGCCTGACCATGCCCGCCAACGGCAGCGGCGTCATTACCGGCGACGTCACGTTCGGCACCGGCGTCGACACCCTCGAGATCAACGCCAACGGCGTGATTGACGGTGATGTCGAGCAAGGCTCGGAAGCCGACTCTTTCGTCATGAACGGCGGCAGGGTCCTCTCCCTGGCCCAAGGCGACGGCCTCGATCAATTCCTGATGACCGGTGGCACCATCGTCGATGCATTCGAAGACGGCGACATCGCCAAGATGACGGGCGGTACCATCGGCCGGGTCGACATGAAGCTCGATGACAACGTTTTCGATATGTCCGGCGGCAATATCATCGGTAACCTGGTGACCGGTTTCGGCCAGGACACCATCATCCTCTCCGCGGGACGCATCGGCGGCAATGTCAGTGTCAGCGGCGGCAACGACAGCATTACCGTCAGCGGCGGCGAAATCCTCGGTGAGGTCCGGGCCAGTGCCGGCGATGACCAGTTTCAGTGGAGCGGCGGCCTCATTCACTCGGCCATCCTGATGGGTGACGGCAACGACACGGCGCTGTTGAGCAACCTCGATGAAGCCGGACTGAGCATCACCCCCAGCGTGAATGGCGGATTGGGCCAAGACATCCTGACCTTTGAAGGCAGCACCTCCAGCACCGGCGCCCGCTACCTCAATTGGGAAACGGTCAACCTCACCCAAGGCTCGCAACTGGACCTTAACGACACGCTGACGTTGGGTGACAGCGCCACCGGCACCGGGACGCTCAACATCGAGAGCGGCAGCACGCTGACGGCGACCCAAGGCGTCATCGCCCCTTTTACTGCCGGTCAACTGGCGACGCTCAACAACGCCGGCACGATAGACCTTACCCAGGGCAATACTCGCACCAACGACACGCTTACCGTCCAAGGCAATTACGTCGGCAACAATGGCCAGTTGCATGTGCAAACGGCCGTCGGTGCCGATGGCTCCGCCAGCGACAAACTCGTGGTCAATGGCGGGACGCTCACCGGTAATACCGCCATCACGGTCACGAACCTGGGCGGCACGGGCGCACAGACGACCCAGGACGGCATCGAAGTGGTCCAGGCCCAGGGAGGCGCGGTCAGTAACATCGATGCCTTTTCCCTGGCGCAGTCCGTCTCGGCCGGCGCGTTCGATTACCGCCTGTTCAAAGGTGGCGTGAGCGGTAATCAAAACAACTGGTACCTGCGCTCCACCGTGGTCGCCGGACCGGTAGCGGCGCCCATCCCGACGGTGCCTCCCGCGCCGGGCGCGCCCCCCGTGCCGACGCTGCCGCCCTTGCCAACCGCAGTGCCCGGCGCGGCCCCCATCCCGTTGTATCGCCCGGAAGTGCCGACCTGGTCGGTACTGCCTCCGGCGGCGGCGCAATTGACGTTAATGGCCCTCGGTACGTTCCATGACCGTCAGGGTGACCAGCGCCTGCTCACGGAAACCGGCGCGTTCGGCGCGGGTTGGGGCCGGGTCTATGGCGTAGACCTGGATAAAACCTGGGCCGGTACGGTGACGCCGCAGTTCGATGGGTCGATCAAGGGGTTCCAGGTGGGCAACGACCTGTACAGCTCGCTTCTGTCCGGCGGCCAGACCCAGCGCATTGGCTTCTTCGTCGGGCACACGGAATTGAACGGCAATGTCAAAGGCTTCAACCTGGGTTTCGAAGGCCGGCGCGCCGGCAAGATAGAACTCGACGGCGACAGCTACGGGCTCTACTGGACGCTCACCGACCCCAACGGCGGCTACGTCGACGCCGTGGTGATGGGCACGCGATTGAACGGCGACAACCGTTCCGAGCGCGGCCTGAAAATCGACAATCGCGGGCACGCCTTGACCGCTTCGGCAGAGACCGGCTATCCCTTCAAGGTGACCACTGACTGGGACTTTGAACCCCAGGCCCAGATCATCTACCAAAAGGTCTCCCTGGATACGCAAAACGATGGGGTCTCCAAGGTCGAATTCGATTCCGACGGTGCCTGGACCGGCCGCCTCGGTGCGCGGCTCAAGGGCCGCTATCAGGTCAGCGGCATGCCTGTGGAACCGTACTTGCGCGCCAATCTCTGGCATACGTTTTCCGGCACCGACTCGGTGATATTCGACGACACCGAACGGGTCGAGACCCAGCAGCGCGCCTCCACCGGCGACCTCGGGATTGGCGTCAACGTGAGCCTGGCGCCCAGCGTCGCCCTGTACGCCGGCGCGAACTACAGCCAAAACCTCGACAGCAACCAGCAACACAGTGTCATGGGCAACGTCGGTTTTCGAATCAGTTGGTAG
- the glgX gene encoding glycogen debranching protein GlgX, producing MTRPNKTTPPPVIEASRIREGLPFPLGATWDGLGVNFALFSANATKVELCIFDDAGEVELERIELPEYTDEIYHGYLPDAHPGLIYGYRVYGPYDPANGHRFNPNKLLIDPYAKQLVGQLKWSEALFGYTIGHPDGDLSFDERDSAPFVPKCKVIDPAHTWGHDHRVSVPWDKTILYETHVRGITMRHPSVPENLRGTFAGLMVDDVLEHIRKLGVSSVELLPIHAFVNDQHLLHKGMTNYWGYNSIAFFAPDPRYLASGKIAEFKEMVAHLHEANLEVILDVVYNHTAEGNEQGPTLSMRGIDNASYYRLMPDDKRYYINDSGTGNTLDLSHPCVLQMVTDSLRYWATEMHVDGFRFDLATILGRYHDGFDERHSFLVACRQDPVLRQVKMIAEPWDCGPGGYQVGHFPPGWVEWNDKFRDTVRAFWKGDDGQLADFASRMTASGEMFNQRGRRPYASVNFVTAHDGFTLHDLVSYNDKHNEANDENNQDGSNNNLSWNHGVEGPTDDPQINALRHRQMRNFFATLLLAQGTPMIVAGDEFARTQHGNNNAYCQDSEIGWVNWDLSEDGATLLKFVKRLIKLRLTYPILRRGRFLVGNYNEDIGVKDVTWLAPDGSEMTIEQWQDSHGRCLGMLMDGRAQETGIRRKGGDATLLLVVNAHHDIVNFRLPEVPEGSFWTCMVDTNQPTVRGQERFDFDSEYSVTGRSLLLFELQREEED from the coding sequence ATGACCCGTCCAAACAAAACCACGCCGCCGCCCGTTATCGAGGCTTCGCGGATTCGTGAAGGGCTGCCTTTTCCACTGGGTGCAACCTGGGATGGCCTCGGGGTCAATTTCGCGCTGTTTTCAGCCAATGCCACCAAGGTCGAACTGTGCATTTTCGATGATGCCGGCGAAGTCGAACTCGAACGCATCGAGCTGCCGGAGTACACCGACGAGATTTACCACGGTTATCTGCCCGATGCCCACCCGGGATTGATCTATGGCTACCGGGTCTATGGCCCATATGACCCGGCGAACGGTCATCGTTTCAACCCGAACAAGCTGCTGATCGACCCCTACGCCAAGCAACTGGTCGGCCAATTGAAGTGGTCCGAAGCCCTGTTCGGCTACACCATCGGCCACCCCGACGGCGACCTCAGTTTCGATGAGCGCGACAGCGCCCCGTTCGTTCCCAAGTGCAAAGTCATCGACCCCGCCCACACCTGGGGCCACGACCATCGCGTCAGCGTGCCCTGGGACAAGACCATCCTGTATGAAACCCATGTGCGCGGCATCACCATGCGTCACCCGTCGGTGCCCGAGAACCTGCGCGGTACGTTCGCCGGGCTGATGGTCGACGATGTGCTGGAGCATATCCGCAAGCTGGGTGTCTCTTCGGTGGAACTGCTGCCCATCCATGCCTTCGTCAATGACCAGCACTTGCTGCACAAAGGCATGACCAATTACTGGGGCTACAACAGCATTGCCTTCTTCGCGCCCGACCCGCGCTACCTGGCCAGCGGCAAGATCGCCGAGTTCAAGGAGATGGTCGCCCACCTGCACGAGGCCAACCTGGAAGTCATCCTCGACGTGGTCTACAACCACACCGCCGAGGGCAACGAACAGGGCCCCACCCTGTCCATGCGCGGCATCGATAACGCCTCCTACTACCGGCTGATGCCCGACGACAAACGCTACTACATCAACGACTCCGGAACCGGCAACACCTTGGACCTGAGCCATCCCTGCGTGCTGCAGATGGTCACCGACTCCCTGCGCTACTGGGCCACGGAAATGCACGTCGATGGCTTCCGCTTCGACCTGGCGACCATTCTCGGCCGTTACCATGACGGTTTCGACGAGCGCCACAGCTTCCTTGTCGCCTGCCGCCAGGATCCGGTGCTGCGCCAGGTGAAAATGATCGCCGAGCCTTGGGACTGTGGCCCCGGGGGCTACCAGGTGGGACATTTCCCGCCAGGCTGGGTCGAGTGGAACGACAAGTTCCGCGACACGGTACGCGCCTTCTGGAAGGGTGATGACGGCCAACTCGCCGACTTTGCCAGCCGAATGACCGCCTCGGGCGAGATGTTCAACCAGCGTGGCCGGCGGCCGTATGCCTCGGTGAACTTCGTCACTGCCCACGACGGTTTCACCTTGCATGACCTGGTGTCGTACAACGACAAGCACAACGAAGCCAACGACGAGAACAATCAGGACGGCAGCAATAACAACCTGTCCTGGAACCATGGCGTCGAAGGCCCGACGGATGATCCGCAGATCAACGCGCTGCGCCATCGGCAGATGCGCAACTTCTTCGCCACCCTGCTGCTGGCCCAAGGCACGCCGATGATCGTCGCCGGCGACGAGTTTGCCCGTACCCAGCACGGCAACAACAATGCCTATTGCCAGGACAGCGAGATTGGCTGGGTCAACTGGGACCTGAGCGAGGATGGCGCGACGCTGCTCAAGTTCGTCAAGCGCCTGATCAAGTTGCGCCTGACCTACCCGATCCTGCGACGCGGACGCTTCCTGGTGGGTAATTACAACGAGGACATCGGCGTCAAGGACGTGACTTGGCTGGCCCCGGACGGCAGCGAAATGACCATCGAACAATGGCAGGACAGCCATGGTCGCTGCCTCGGCATGCTGATGGACGGCCGTGCCCAGGAAACCGGCATTCGGCGCAAGGGGGGCGATGCGACGCTGCTGCTGGTGGTCAACGCGCATCATGACATCGTCAACTTCCGCTTGCCGGAAGTCCCGGAGGGCAGTTTCTGGACCTGCATGGTCGACACCAACCAGCCGACCGTTCGTGGGCAGGAGCGCTTCGATTTCGATTCCGAATACTCTGTCACCGGGCGCTCGCTGCTGCTGTTCGAACTGCAACGCGAAGAAGAGGATTGA
- a CDS encoding malto-oligosyltrehalose synthase, which produces MKQPLIQPLRATLRLQFHKGFTLDDAIPQVPYFAALGISHIYASPLLKARAGSMHGYDVVDPTLVNPELGGEAALKRLVAALREHRMGLILDIVSNHMAVGGNDNPWWLDLLEWGRLSPYGEFFDIQWHSPDPLMEGQLLLPFLGSDYGVALQEGTLQLRFDATHGSFYVEHYEHRFPICPMHYGELLKPAETLPVEQAESLKILAERFTTLNYQTDAHALARPLQTELRDLAAHAGILAAIEANLAGYDATQPQGFERLHQLLERQSYRLASWRTAADDINWRRFFDVNELGGLRVERPAVFEATHAKIFELIGEGLVDGLRIDHIDGLADPRGYCRKLRRRVNSLSPSRHLPIFVEKILGDGETLRRDWNIDGSTGYEFMNQVSLLQHDPAGAAPLAEFWSRHSERPAHFIEEARLARQQILNGSLAGDFESVAQALLQVARDDVMTRDLTLGAIRRALQELVVHFPVYRTYITPLGRSAEDQVFFNQALEGARQTLSEADWPVLDCLAGWLGGMPWRHRPRGSQRKRLRHACVRFQQLTSPAAAKAVEDTALYRSAVLLSRNDVGYDTERFSAPAQAFHQVCLERLEHFPDNLMTTATHDHKRGEDTRARLAVLSERADWYAACVEQWRILSPSLHSDPAAPSAGDELILYQALLGSWPLDLDLQDHQALAAYNERLWQWQRKALREAKLQSSWAAVNDAYEQATQMFLERLLLGDEGLPLRNAIAEAVQAVAPAGALNSLAQTLLRMTVPGVPDLYQGNEFWDFSLVDPDNRRPVDFQARREAMQADSTPAALVRDWRDGRIKQALIARTLAVRAEYPQLWRQGRYQPLEVLGEQAYRVLAFMREDSQQRAIIVVPVHAAHLLENSAVPLVTASDWGDTRVSLPFAAKDEKLKGLFSSATVTPQRELLISTALGDFPVNVFIQP; this is translated from the coding sequence ATGAAACAACCATTGATCCAACCTCTGCGGGCAACGTTGCGCCTGCAGTTCCATAAAGGCTTCACCCTGGACGACGCCATACCCCAGGTACCGTACTTCGCCGCGTTGGGCATCAGCCACATTTATGCCTCTCCGCTGCTCAAGGCCCGGGCCGGCTCCATGCACGGCTACGACGTGGTCGATCCGACCCTGGTCAACCCCGAGCTGGGTGGCGAAGCCGCGCTCAAGCGCCTGGTTGCAGCCTTGCGCGAGCACCGGATGGGCTTGATCCTGGACATCGTCTCCAATCACATGGCCGTCGGCGGCAATGACAATCCCTGGTGGCTGGATCTGCTGGAATGGGGTCGACTCAGCCCGTACGGCGAGTTCTTCGACATCCAGTGGCATTCCCCCGACCCGCTGATGGAAGGCCAGTTGTTGCTGCCGTTCCTGGGCAGCGACTACGGCGTGGCCTTGCAGGAAGGCACCTTGCAACTGCGCTTCGATGCCACCCACGGCAGCTTCTACGTCGAGCACTATGAACACCGCTTCCCGATTTGCCCGATGCACTACGGCGAGCTGCTCAAACCCGCCGAAACCCTGCCCGTCGAACAGGCCGAATCGCTCAAGATCCTGGCTGAGCGCTTCACCACGCTGAATTACCAGACCGATGCCCACGCCCTCGCTCGCCCGTTGCAAACGGAGTTGCGGGACCTGGCGGCACACGCCGGCATCCTGGCCGCCATCGAGGCCAACCTGGCTGGCTACGACGCTACCCAGCCCCAGGGTTTCGAACGCCTGCATCAGTTGCTGGAGCGCCAGAGCTACCGGCTCGCCAGCTGGCGCACCGCGGCGGACGACATCAATTGGCGGCGCTTTTTCGATGTCAATGAACTGGGCGGGCTGCGGGTCGAGCGTCCGGCGGTATTCGAAGCCACCCATGCCAAGATCTTCGAATTGATCGGCGAAGGGTTGGTGGATGGGCTGCGGATCGATCACATCGACGGTCTTGCCGACCCTCGTGGTTACTGCCGCAAATTGCGCCGACGCGTGAACTCGCTGTCGCCGAGCCGACACCTGCCGATTTTCGTCGAGAAGATCCTCGGCGATGGCGAGACGTTGCGGCGGGACTGGAACATCGACGGCAGTACCGGCTACGAGTTCATGAACCAGGTCTCGCTGTTGCAGCATGACCCGGCCGGTGCCGCCCCCCTTGCCGAATTCTGGAGCCGGCACAGTGAGCGGCCGGCGCACTTCATCGAAGAAGCCCGCCTGGCTCGCCAGCAGATACTCAATGGCTCCTTGGCCGGGGATTTCGAAAGCGTTGCCCAGGCCCTGCTGCAGGTGGCCCGGGACGATGTGATGACCCGCGACCTGACCCTGGGCGCGATTCGGCGGGCCTTGCAGGAATTGGTCGTGCATTTCCCGGTGTATCGCACCTACATCACGCCGTTGGGGCGCTCTGCTGAAGACCAGGTGTTTTTCAACCAGGCCCTGGAAGGCGCCCGGCAAACCCTCAGCGAAGCCGACTGGCCGGTGCTCGACTGCCTGGCCGGCTGGCTCGGTGGCATGCCTTGGCGGCATCGCCCCCGCGGCAGCCAGCGCAAACGCCTGCGCCACGCCTGCGTACGCTTCCAGCAACTGACCTCGCCGGCCGCCGCCAAGGCCGTGGAGGACACCGCTCTCTATCGCTCGGCGGTGCTGCTGTCGCGCAATGACGTGGGCTATGACACCGAGCGTTTCAGCGCCCCGGCGCAGGCGTTCCACCAGGTGTGCCTCGAACGCCTCGAGCACTTTCCCGACAACCTGATGACCACCGCCACCCACGACCACAAGCGCGGCGAAGACACCCGCGCCAGGCTGGCCGTGCTCAGCGAGCGCGCCGACTGGTACGCCGCCTGCGTGGAACAATGGCGCATCCTCTCGCCTTCGCTGCACAGCGACCCGGCGGCGCCCTCGGCCGGTGATGAACTGATCCTGTACCAGGCGTTGCTAGGCAGTTGGCCGCTGGACCTCGACCTCCAGGACCACCAGGCGCTGGCCGCCTACAACGAGCGCCTGTGGCAATGGCAACGCAAGGCCCTGCGCGAAGCCAAGTTGCAAAGCAGCTGGGCGGCGGTCAACGACGCTTATGAGCAAGCCACCCAGATGTTCCTCGAACGCCTGCTGCTGGGCGATGAGGGGCTGCCCTTGCGCAACGCCATCGCCGAGGCGGTCCAGGCCGTCGCGCCGGCGGGCGCCCTCAACAGTCTGGCGCAAACTTTGCTGCGCATGACCGTACCCGGCGTACCGGACCTGTACCAAGGCAACGAGTTCTGGGACTTCAGTCTCGTGGACCCGGACAACCGTCGCCCGGTGGATTTCCAGGCACGCCGCGAAGCGATGCAGGCCGACAGCACCCCAGCCGCGTTGGTACGCGATTGGCGTGACGGCCGGATCAAACAGGCATTGATCGCCCGGACACTGGCCGTGCGAGCCGAGTATCCGCAGTTGTGGCGCCAGGGCCGCTACCAACCGCTGGAAGTGCTCGGTGAGCAGGCCTATCGGGTACTGGCCTTCATGCGCGAGGACTCGCAACAACGGGCGATCATTGTGGTACCTGTCCATGCGGCGCACTTGCTGGAAAACAGTGCCGTGCCGCTGGTGACTGCGTCGGATTGGGGCGATACCCGCGTATCGTTACCGTTCGCCGCCAAGGATGAAAAACTGAAGGGACTTTTTTCAAGCGCAACAGTCACACCCCAAAGGGAGCTGCTGATCAGCACCGCGCTGGGGGATTTCCCGGTCAATGTCTTTATCCAACCTTGA